TTTCCTGCAGGACACGAACATCAGCGAGAATTTTATTGAGGGGCTGGCCCGGATCAACGACCGCCTCATCATCGTGCTGGACATGAACAAGATACTCACACAGGAAGAGATAAATGAGATCTCCGCCTAACGGTGTCATATAATTTAAAAACACTACTTTAAACAGTATGAGCAGAATATTGATAGTAGATGATTCTTTCTACATGCGCACCATGTTGAAGAACATGCTGGCAGACGCCGGTTACGAAGTAGTAGGGGAGGCACCAAACGGACAGACGGCGCTAGAACTGGCCAAGGAGACGAAGCCCGACCTGATCACCCTGGATGTGATACTGCCGGACAACACCGGCCTGGACGTGCTGAAAGGCATCAAGGCGGAGCAACCCGATATGAAGGTGATTATCGTGAGCGCCGTGGGGCAGGAGGTCATCGTGAACGAAGCCATGGAATATGGGGCAAAGGCCTATATCGTGAAGCCGTTCTCGGAGGAGAAGGTGCTGGAGGTGGTAAGCCAGGTGCTGGCGGAAGAGCCAAAGCAGTAACATTCCTTCCCCGCATATATACATATACCTTTGAAGCCTGAAGTGGGTGCATTTGTTGTTGTGTCCCGTGATAGCTGCAGTTGAGCCTGCGCGGATTTCCAAAAAGCAAGATGTGACCGGTGAGCAGCGGCCGTTGACCTGAAAGTGTGGTTGGGCAAAGCGTGTGTGGGATGGGAGTTCTACTGGCCAAGGGCAGGGGACGCAGCTGCAGGTTATGCTATATATAGCACCAGAATGAGGTAGCACCCT
This window of the Pontibacter russatus genome carries:
- a CDS encoding response regulator, whose amino-acid sequence is MSRILIVDDSFYMRTMLKNMLADAGYEVVGEAPNGQTALELAKETKPDLITLDVILPDNTGLDVLKGIKAEQPDMKVIIVSAVGQEVIVNEAMEYGAKAYIVKPFSEEKVLEVVSQVLAEEPKQ